From Haloglomus litoreum, the proteins below share one genomic window:
- a CDS encoding CTP-dependent riboflavin kinase produces the protein MTANSPQRTTGDCMRLAVLKALALDGGIEREITVADPDLATRLGQDADHVESLLCELEEATCITRRDTESGQQIRLTGHGVDLLQAEYDEYRDLFGSVSLVSVTGTVTDGMGEGKHYISLAGYQQQFRKQLGYEPFPGTLNVELDGETAARRDRIDSLDGISIAEWEDGERTYGGATCYPTEVHVDGASFEPAHILVPDRTHHDDRVIEVIAPVKLRDALPLESDDEVALDVSE, from the coding sequence ATGACAGCCAACTCACCGCAGAGAACCACGGGAGACTGCATGCGTTTGGCAGTACTGAAAGCACTCGCCCTCGATGGGGGTATCGAGCGAGAGATCACTGTCGCGGATCCTGATCTCGCGACTCGGCTCGGCCAGGATGCCGACCACGTCGAATCACTGCTGTGCGAACTCGAGGAGGCGACCTGCATCACCCGTCGAGACACCGAGAGTGGCCAGCAGATCCGCCTCACCGGGCACGGTGTCGACCTGCTCCAGGCAGAGTACGATGAGTATCGGGATCTGTTCGGATCCGTCTCCCTCGTGTCCGTCACCGGTACCGTCACCGACGGCATGGGCGAGGGGAAACACTACATCTCCCTCGCGGGCTACCAGCAGCAGTTCCGGAAACAACTGGGATACGAGCCGTTCCCGGGAACCCTCAACGTCGAACTCGACGGCGAGACCGCCGCCAGACGTGATCGTATCGATAGCCTCGACGGGATCTCGATCGCCGAGTGGGAGGACGGGGAGCGGACGTATGGCGGGGCGACCTGCTACCCCACGGAGGTCCACGTCGACGGCGCGTCGTTCGAACCGGCCCACATCCTCGTCCCCGACCGCACCCACCACGACGACCGGGTGATCGAGGTCATCGCCCCGGTGAAACTCCGTGACGCACTCCCGCTTGAGTCCGACGACGAGGTGGCGCTCGATGTCTCGGAGTGA
- a CDS encoding methylmalonyl-CoA mutase family protein, translated as MFDEEDLESIRDSREEWESETLDPWLERGGERKEEFVTVSNHEIDRLYTPEDVEDLDYEADLGNPGEPPYTRGPYPTMYRGRTWTMRQFAGFGTAEETNERFHYLIDEGQTGLSTAFDMPSLMGLDSDDPMSLGEVGKEGVAVDTLADMEVLFDGIDVGEVSTSFTINPSAAVIYGMYLALADQQGVPREQVRGTLQNDMLKEFIAQKEWVIPPEPSLDLVTDTIEFAVENTPKFYPVSVSGYHIREAGSTAAQEAAFTLADGFAYVEDAMDRGLGVDEVAPQLSFFFNSHNSMLEEVAKFRASRRVYARIMDEWYDAEADASKRLKFHTQTAGQSLTAQQPLNNIVRTTVQAMAAVLGGTQSLHTNSYDEALALPSEDAVRVALRTQQILAEESGVGDTVDPLGGSFAIEKLTDEMEAEIMAYIEEIREMGDGSVRDGVLAGIDRGYFHREIQEASYEYQQRVDAGEEVVVGVNQYQIDDDPDLDILHVDESTRDRQLARLERVKDERDDEEVEDRLEALEEAIEADENTMPYIVDAVKAYATMGEIMEVFEAQYGAYQEKIGLA; from the coding sequence ATGTTCGACGAGGAGGACCTCGAATCCATCAGGGACTCGCGCGAGGAGTGGGAGTCCGAGACGCTGGACCCGTGGCTGGAGCGTGGTGGCGAGCGCAAAGAGGAGTTCGTGACGGTGTCGAACCACGAGATCGACCGGCTGTACACGCCCGAGGACGTCGAAGACCTCGATTACGAGGCGGACCTGGGCAACCCGGGCGAGCCGCCGTACACGCGGGGGCCGTACCCGACGATGTACCGCGGTCGCACCTGGACGATGCGCCAGTTCGCGGGCTTCGGGACGGCCGAGGAGACCAACGAGCGGTTCCACTACCTCATCGACGAGGGGCAGACGGGCCTCTCGACGGCGTTCGACATGCCGTCGCTGATGGGGCTGGACTCGGACGACCCGATGAGTCTGGGCGAGGTGGGCAAGGAGGGTGTCGCGGTCGACACGCTGGCGGATATGGAGGTGCTGTTCGACGGCATCGACGTCGGCGAGGTCTCGACGAGTTTCACCATCAACCCGTCGGCGGCGGTCATCTACGGGATGTATCTCGCACTCGCGGACCAGCAGGGGGTGCCGCGCGAGCAGGTCCGCGGGACGCTGCAGAACGACATGCTCAAAGAGTTCATCGCGCAGAAGGAGTGGGTCATCCCGCCCGAACCGTCGCTGGACCTCGTGACCGACACCATCGAGTTCGCGGTCGAGAACACGCCGAAGTTCTACCCCGTCTCCGTGAGTGGGTATCACATCCGGGAGGCCGGCTCCACCGCGGCCCAGGAGGCGGCGTTCACGCTGGCGGACGGCTTCGCGTACGTCGAGGACGCGATGGACCGCGGCCTCGGGGTCGACGAGGTCGCCCCACAGCTGTCCTTTTTCTTCAACTCGCACAACTCGATGCTGGAGGAGGTGGCGAAGTTCCGGGCTTCGCGGCGCGTCTATGCGCGCATCATGGACGAGTGGTACGACGCCGAAGCGGACGCTTCGAAGCGGCTGAAGTTCCACACCCAGACCGCCGGGCAGTCACTGACGGCCCAGCAGCCGCTGAACAACATCGTCCGGACGACCGTGCAGGCGATGGCGGCAGTGCTGGGCGGCACACAGAGTCTCCACACCAATTCCTACGACGAGGCGCTGGCGCTGCCGAGCGAGGACGCGGTCCGCGTTGCCCTGCGAACGCAGCAGATTCTCGCGGAGGAGTCGGGTGTGGGCGACACGGTGGACCCACTCGGTGGCTCGTTCGCGATCGAGAAGCTGACCGACGAGATGGAGGCGGAGATCATGGCCTACATCGAGGAGATCCGGGAGATGGGCGACGGTTCCGTGCGCGATGGAGTGCTGGCGGGCATCGACCGCGGGTACTTCCACCGGGAGATCCAGGAGGCGAGCTACGAGTACCAGCAGCGCGTCGACGCCGGCGAGGAGGTGGTCGTGGGGGTGAACCAGTACCAGATCGACGACGACCCCGACCTGGATATCCTCCACGTCGACGAGTCGACCCGGGACCGCCAGCTCGCCCGCCTGGAGCGGGTCAAGGACGAGCGCGACGACGAGGAGGTCGAGGACCGACTGGAGGCGCTGGAGGAGGCCATCGAAGCCGACGAGAACACGATGCCGTACATCGTCGACGCCGTCAAGGCGTACGCGACGATGGGCGAGATCATGGAGGTCTTCGAGGCCCAGTACGGCGCCTACCAGGAGAAGATCGGACTCGCCTGA
- the rdfA gene encoding rod-determining factor RdfA, translated as MTEHGCKVCRVLAERGMGRYEDQLVDQWQAEGPERKGYRQLAEWLNVTMLRREMDRAGLSTLGQEAESKYERLRSDDESVADEVAAGLSGAGIDVERLRRDFVSYAVVRTHLKECLGLEYTPESGDWETKTIEMAGEYASQKVSEAVRSLSNKGELEGGELTVDVSVTIECETCHAAVPVERAVRRGYICDCE; from the coding sequence ATGACCGAACACGGCTGCAAGGTCTGCCGGGTCCTCGCCGAGCGTGGCATGGGGCGCTACGAGGACCAGCTCGTGGACCAGTGGCAGGCCGAAGGCCCCGAACGGAAGGGGTACCGGCAGCTCGCCGAGTGGCTCAACGTCACCATGCTCCGACGGGAGATGGACCGGGCGGGGCTTTCGACGCTCGGGCAGGAGGCCGAGTCGAAGTACGAGCGACTCCGCTCGGACGACGAATCGGTCGCCGATGAGGTGGCTGCCGGGCTGTCGGGTGCGGGTATCGACGTCGAGCGGCTCCGGCGCGACTTCGTCTCCTACGCCGTCGTCCGGACGCATCTCAAGGAGTGTCTCGGCCTCGAATACACCCCGGAGTCGGGGGACTGGGAGACCAAGACCATCGAGATGGCCGGTGAATACGCGAGCCAGAAGGTCTCCGAAGCGGTTCGGTCGCTGTCGAACAAGGGCGAACTCGAGGGCGGCGAGCTCACGGTCGATGTCTCGGTGACGATCGAGTGCGAGACCTGCCATGCCGCCGTCCCGGTCGAACGAGCCGTACGACGGGGATATATATGCGACTGCGAGTAA
- a CDS encoding acyl-CoA synthetase — translation MNEIPTTPETPKLDPYHLHEHDWESYEQLVDSFEWEIPDEFNVATYICDRWAEADPDRVALYIKDDARGKGEYTFGEIQTAANRLANYLEAQGIGRGDRVGVNVPQKAEAVIGHVAVWKLGAVSVPLSTLFGTDGLQYRLDDCGASACLIDEATIDTYRSVEGDLDDIETVLTVGDVDPADGETDFWDALEGHSDEFETVTTAAEDDLIVFYTSGTTGDPKGVRHAHRMHLGHLPMFSAWFISLELTDDDVYWTPASWTWMGGLGIVVLPAMYYGKPTVGWNEQFEGEDVFELVETYGITNFWIPPTALRMMQQNEEAAEGRELSGVRTISSGGESLGQNIVDWVKETFAGADIHEGYGQTEANMVVGSCEPLGVQREGKIGKAAPGHEVQILDPDTAEPTVEPGEVGEIGVRYDGDPACFKEYWNKPEKTAGKIKNGWLLTEDLGTADEDGYIEFVSRKDDVIISSGYRIGPEEIEDSLAGHDAVADAGVIGVPDDKRGEVPKAFVQLADGVEPSEALAEELQQHVKDRLAKYEYPRQIEFIDQLPTTATGKIRRADLVAREDEA, via the coding sequence ATGAACGAGATACCCACCACACCGGAGACACCGAAACTGGACCCGTACCACCTCCACGAACACGACTGGGAGAGCTACGAGCAGCTGGTCGACTCCTTCGAGTGGGAGATCCCCGACGAGTTCAACGTCGCGACGTACATCTGCGACCGATGGGCGGAGGCGGACCCCGACCGGGTCGCGCTCTACATCAAGGACGACGCCCGGGGGAAGGGTGAGTACACGTTCGGCGAGATACAGACGGCTGCCAACCGTCTCGCCAACTACCTCGAGGCCCAGGGAATCGGTCGCGGGGACCGCGTCGGGGTGAACGTCCCACAGAAGGCCGAGGCCGTGATCGGGCACGTCGCCGTGTGGAAGCTCGGTGCGGTCTCGGTCCCGCTGAGTACGCTGTTCGGGACGGACGGGCTGCAGTACCGCCTGGACGACTGCGGGGCGTCGGCCTGCCTCATCGACGAGGCGACGATCGACACCTACCGGTCCGTCGAGGGCGACCTCGACGACATCGAGACGGTACTCACGGTCGGCGACGTCGACCCGGCCGACGGCGAGACGGACTTCTGGGACGCGCTGGAGGGCCACTCCGACGAGTTCGAGACCGTGACGACGGCCGCCGAGGACGACCTGATCGTCTTCTACACCAGCGGCACGACGGGCGACCCCAAGGGGGTCCGGCACGCCCACCGGATGCATCTCGGCCACCTCCCGATGTTCTCGGCGTGGTTCATCAGCCTGGAACTGACCGACGATGACGTCTACTGGACGCCGGCGTCGTGGACGTGGATGGGCGGTCTGGGCATCGTGGTCCTGCCCGCCATGTACTACGGGAAGCCGACGGTGGGCTGGAACGAGCAGTTCGAGGGCGAGGACGTGTTCGAACTCGTCGAGACGTACGGCATCACCAACTTCTGGATCCCGCCGACGGCGCTGCGGATGATGCAGCAGAACGAGGAGGCCGCGGAGGGGCGCGAGCTGAGCGGCGTCCGGACCATCTCCAGCGGCGGCGAGTCCCTCGGCCAGAACATCGTCGACTGGGTGAAGGAGACGTTCGCGGGCGCGGACATCCACGAGGGGTACGGCCAGACGGAGGCGAACATGGTCGTCGGCAGCTGCGAGCCGCTGGGCGTCCAGCGCGAGGGGAAGATCGGCAAGGCGGCACCCGGACACGAGGTCCAGATCCTGGACCCCGACACCGCCGAGCCGACCGTCGAGCCCGGGGAGGTCGGCGAGATCGGCGTCAGATACGACGGTGACCCGGCCTGCTTCAAGGAGTACTGGAACAAGCCCGAGAAGACCGCGGGGAAGATCAAGAACGGCTGGCTCCTCACCGAGGACCTGGGGACCGCAGACGAGGACGGTTACATCGAGTTCGTCAGCCGGAAGGACGACGTCATCATCTCCTCGGGCTACCGCATCGGCCCCGAGGAGATCGAGGACAGCCTCGCGGGCCACGACGCCGTCGCCGACGCCGGCGTCATCGGGGTTCCGGACGACAAACGGGGTGAGGTCCCCAAGGCGTTCGTCCAGCTCGCCGACGGCGTCGAGCCGTCGGAGGCGCTCGCCGAGGAGCTCCAGCAGCACGTCAAGGACCGGCTCGCCAAGTACGAGTACCCGCGTCAGATCGAGTTCATCGACCAGCTGCCGACGACGGCGACCGGGAAGATCAGGCGGGCCGACCTCGTCGCCAGAGAGGACGAGGCGTAG
- a CDS encoding archaea-specific SMC-related protein — MTEIALDIENIGGIDDLTVTFEDGVTLVQGPNATNKTSLLQSVLFALGSSSVPIRSGADEARVELRIGDRTVERTAHRAEGGVRTGGDTWVEEGDERLLLERFAALLETNPLRAAVRREQEIEPLLKEPMNIDALEAERAQKMQHKRELEARVEELADVDDRLAEHEQELESKRDREAELEAELEELEARREAATAPNEEDDHLAELREQRADLRSQKADCQEQIGRLEDAIDRLEEQLEEVETDIEAADEADEVDIDALKQERAEIRSELEDVEARLDILQSVLTANREMLDSEFTGVMGYEAGLTGDEFTCWACGGAAERADFEGTVEELQDLITEDKQRLREREPEIEDLDQRIEEARRARSRRQELAGRRRDLEQKVEERRDSLDQQRSRLEELRSELQSTDDEIAEHEAERTAADDEVTEKLESTRVDIRSLRRELDRLERTRDELEEKQREREENRERIETLEEEIATLTDRIENLEEELRGNFNAAMDDLLSALAFERIERVWLDGNFDLVIAREVDGSVRADAIEHLAESEREMIGLVLGLAGFVTYDVGEVSPVLVLDSLGAFDAERTERLIDYFSDRTDVLLAAVHPATTEGEAYERVTFERPMAD; from the coding sequence ATGACTGAAATCGCACTTGATATCGAGAACATCGGTGGTATCGACGATCTGACAGTAACGTTCGAGGACGGGGTGACGCTGGTTCAGGGGCCGAACGCGACCAACAAGACGTCGCTGCTCCAGAGTGTCCTGTTCGCACTCGGGAGCTCGAGTGTTCCGATCCGGAGCGGCGCCGACGAGGCGCGAGTGGAGCTCCGGATCGGCGACCGGACGGTCGAGCGGACCGCACACCGTGCGGAGGGGGGTGTTCGGACCGGGGGCGACACCTGGGTCGAAGAGGGGGACGAACGGCTGCTTCTCGAGCGGTTCGCGGCGCTGCTGGAGACGAACCCGCTCCGTGCAGCCGTCAGGCGGGAGCAGGAGATCGAGCCGTTGCTGAAGGAGCCGATGAACATCGACGCGCTGGAGGCCGAACGGGCCCAGAAGATGCAGCACAAGCGAGAGCTCGAGGCTCGCGTCGAGGAGCTGGCCGATGTCGACGACCGGCTCGCCGAGCACGAGCAGGAGCTCGAGAGCAAGCGCGACCGGGAGGCCGAACTCGAGGCCGAACTGGAGGAACTGGAGGCGCGCCGGGAGGCCGCGACAGCCCCCAACGAGGAGGACGACCACCTCGCAGAGCTCCGCGAGCAGCGTGCCGACCTTCGGTCGCAGAAGGCCGACTGCCAGGAGCAGATCGGCCGGCTGGAGGACGCTATCGACCGGCTGGAGGAGCAACTCGAGGAGGTCGAGACGGATATCGAGGCGGCCGACGAGGCCGACGAGGTCGATATCGATGCGCTCAAGCAGGAACGAGCCGAGATCCGGTCCGAGCTCGAGGACGTGGAGGCCCGCCTCGACATCCTCCAGTCGGTACTGACGGCGAACCGGGAGATGCTCGACTCCGAGTTCACGGGCGTCATGGGCTACGAGGCCGGCCTCACGGGCGATGAGTTCACCTGCTGGGCGTGTGGAGGGGCGGCCGAGCGGGCGGATTTCGAGGGGACTGTCGAAGAGCTTCAGGACCTGATCACGGAGGACAAACAGCGGCTCCGCGAGCGCGAGCCGGAGATCGAGGACCTCGATCAGCGCATCGAGGAAGCCCGTCGCGCGCGATCACGCCGGCAGGAGCTGGCCGGGAGGCGCCGCGACCTCGAACAGAAGGTGGAGGAGCGGCGTGATTCACTCGACCAGCAGCGCTCGCGGCTCGAGGAGCTCCGCTCGGAGCTCCAGTCGACCGACGACGAGATCGCCGAACACGAGGCTGAACGGACCGCGGCCGACGACGAGGTCACGGAGAAGCTCGAGTCCACCCGGGTCGACATCCGGTCGCTCCGCCGGGAGCTCGACCGGCTCGAACGGACGCGCGACGAGCTCGAGGAGAAGCAACGTGAGCGCGAGGAGAACCGGGAGCGCATCGAGACCCTGGAGGAGGAGATCGCCACGCTCACCGACCGGATCGAGAACCTGGAGGAGGAACTCCGCGGGAACTTCAACGCCGCGATGGACGACCTGCTGTCGGCACTGGCGTTCGAGCGCATCGAGCGCGTCTGGCTCGATGGGAACTTCGACCTCGTCATCGCCCGCGAGGTGGATGGGAGCGTTCGGGCCGACGCGATCGAGCATCTGGCCGAGAGCGAACGTGAGATGATCGGTCTCGTTCTCGGGCTTGCCGGCTTCGTCACGTACGATGTGGGGGAGGTGTCCCCGGTGCTCGTGCTGGACTCGCTCGGCGCCTTCGACGCGGAGCGGACGGAGCGACTCATCGACTACTTCTCGGACCGGACGGACGTGCTGCTGGCCGCGGTCCACCCCGCCACGACGGAGGGGGAAGCCTACGAACGGGTCACGTTCGAGCGACCGATGGCGGACTGA
- a CDS encoding MaoC family dehydratase translates to MTASEERRPESMLYFEDLSVGDEFPFGPRTVTREEIVSFAEAYDPRPFHLDDAAVENSVFDGLVASGWHTAALCTRMQVDDVFDDIAAMGGRGVNDLRWPIPVRPGDTLSGMVTVADRRVSHHDHRGNVDFRTELLNQEDEPVLTMESLGIVRRRPTTDA, encoded by the coding sequence ATGACTGCCAGCGAAGAGCGGCGTCCGGAGTCGATGCTGTACTTCGAGGACCTGTCCGTCGGCGACGAATTCCCGTTCGGACCCCGCACAGTGACCCGCGAGGAGATCGTCTCGTTCGCGGAGGCGTACGACCCCCGACCGTTCCATCTCGACGACGCGGCAGTCGAGAACTCCGTCTTCGACGGGCTGGTGGCCAGTGGCTGGCACACGGCCGCGCTCTGCACCCGGATGCAGGTCGACGACGTGTTCGACGACATCGCGGCCATGGGGGGGCGCGGCGTGAACGACCTCCGCTGGCCGATCCCCGTCCGGCCCGGGGACACGCTCTCCGGCATGGTGACGGTCGCCGACCGCCGGGTGTCGCACCACGACCACCGGGGCAACGTGGACTTCCGGACGGAGCTGCTGAATCAGGAGGACGAGCCCGTCCTCACGATGGAGAGTCTGGGGATCGTCCGGCGACGGCCGACGACCGACGCGTGA
- a CDS encoding LLM class flavin-dependent oxidoreductase, translating into MTDLDFGVFTMPEHYPWENWNLSYDRDIEEAVLAEDLGFDEYYIGEHHTGGYENVPVPEYMLAKMSAVTDRIKLAPGTVNLPYHDPFLVAERLAFLDQLTDGRLMYGYGGGGLPSDLEMFGVGEEKREMMDEAIDIIQTYTEAEEPTSYDGEFWQYEDRIIQVPPYQEKPDEVIAGLTTLNSYEQAGREGMYSLSVYFTPLEAPDNPAAPDLGDHGDALERGAKAGGRDPQEARENWRIVREVYVSDSKEQALEDIRSGVEKSYGYLIDLGLGALMKRDETQPDEDLTLEWMAENIPWIIGSPEDCIRQIKALQEETGGFGGLIINSRDWVTTEQWERSLELFAREVMPAFKSNLGPRDWSKENVGYASPSPTEDTFAIEPDSPETPADDD; encoded by the coding sequence ATGACTGACCTAGATTTCGGCGTCTTCACGATGCCGGAGCACTACCCGTGGGAGAACTGGAACCTGTCGTACGACCGGGACATCGAGGAGGCGGTGCTGGCCGAAGACCTCGGGTTCGACGAGTACTACATCGGCGAGCATCACACCGGCGGGTACGAGAACGTCCCCGTACCGGAGTACATGCTGGCGAAGATGTCCGCCGTCACCGACCGGATCAAACTCGCGCCCGGGACGGTCAACCTTCCGTATCACGACCCGTTCCTCGTCGCCGAACGCCTGGCGTTCCTCGACCAGCTCACCGACGGCCGGCTCATGTACGGCTACGGAGGGGGCGGCCTCCCGAGCGACCTGGAGATGTTCGGCGTGGGCGAGGAGAAACGCGAGATGATGGACGAGGCGATCGACATCATCCAGACGTACACCGAAGCCGAAGAGCCCACGAGCTACGACGGGGAGTTCTGGCAGTACGAGGACCGCATCATCCAGGTCCCCCCGTACCAGGAGAAGCCGGACGAGGTCATCGCTGGCCTGACCACGCTCAACAGCTACGAGCAGGCCGGGCGCGAGGGGATGTACTCCCTCTCGGTCTACTTCACTCCGCTCGAGGCGCCGGACAACCCGGCTGCTCCGGACCTCGGAGATCACGGCGATGCCCTCGAGCGTGGTGCAAAAGCCGGCGGGCGCGACCCGCAGGAGGCGAGAGAGAACTGGCGGATCGTCCGCGAGGTGTACGTCTCGGACAGCAAGGAGCAGGCCCTGGAGGACATCCGGAGCGGCGTGGAGAAGTCGTACGGCTACCTCATCGATCTCGGTCTGGGAGCGCTGATGAAACGCGACGAGACGCAGCCGGACGAGGATCTCACCCTCGAGTGGATGGCCGAGAACATCCCCTGGATCATCGGATCCCCGGAGGACTGCATCCGCCAGATCAAGGCGTTACAGGAGGAGACGGGGGGCTTCGGTGGGCTCATCATCAACTCCCGTGACTGGGTCACCACGGAGCAGTGGGAACGGTCGCTCGAACTGTTCGCACGGGAGGTCATGCCGGCGTTCAAGTCGAACCTCGGCCCGCGCGACTGGAGCAAGGAGAACGTGGGCTACGCCTCACCCTCGCCGACCGAGGACACGTTCGCCATCGAACCCGACTCGCCCGAGACGCCGGCGGACGACGACTGA
- a CDS encoding cytochrome P450, protein MGVTDDLTNPEAIDRPYEYFGRIRETDPVYHNEKWGGYIVTRYDDVKHCLEDDEHLSLRVQADRLRDAPHDIPETENMFPKWIIYLDPPEHTRLRQIMSDAFNPEMIRAQRAEAETITEGLIEEIKDDDPDEIELIDDFAFRLPVRIIGRIMGLPEEDLDRVGEWSKNIGYTLFHYYGVEDRHQKTEQAIREFADYVRGIVQERRAEPREDLITYLLEAETDGKTLTEDEVVAATVLLLFAGHETTTKLIANGTLELVRHPEQMRMLREDPSMAPKAVEEIIRYHGPSKVVTRGVVEDFELRGTRIEAGQRVLLSLAAANRDPRKFDDPETFDITRSTPSHLGFGHGIHSCIGAPLARLETRVAFPALVQAFPEMELATDEIEWTHSPLVRGPEELRLTL, encoded by the coding sequence ATGGGCGTGACAGACGACCTGACGAACCCGGAGGCTATCGACCGGCCATACGAGTACTTCGGTCGGATCAGGGAGACGGACCCGGTGTACCACAACGAGAAGTGGGGCGGGTACATCGTGACGCGGTACGACGACGTCAAGCACTGCCTGGAGGACGACGAGCACCTGTCGCTGAGGGTGCAAGCCGACCGACTGCGGGACGCTCCACACGACATCCCGGAGACGGAGAACATGTTCCCGAAGTGGATCATCTACCTCGACCCGCCCGAGCACACGCGACTCCGGCAGATCATGTCCGACGCGTTCAACCCGGAGATGATACGGGCACAGCGGGCCGAGGCAGAGACCATCACCGAGGGCCTCATCGAGGAGATCAAGGACGACGACCCGGACGAGATCGAACTCATCGACGACTTCGCCTTCCGGCTGCCGGTCCGCATCATCGGCCGCATCATGGGGCTCCCCGAGGAGGACCTCGACCGGGTCGGCGAGTGGTCGAAGAACATCGGGTACACGCTGTTCCACTACTACGGCGTCGAGGACCGCCACCAGAAGACCGAGCAGGCGATCCGGGAGTTCGCCGATTACGTGCGGGGGATCGTCCAGGAGCGCCGGGCGGAGCCTCGCGAGGACCTCATCACGTACCTGCTGGAGGCCGAGACGGACGGGAAGACCCTGACCGAGGACGAGGTGGTGGCCGCGACCGTCCTGTTGCTGTTCGCGGGCCACGAGACGACGACGAAGCTCATCGCCAACGGCACCCTCGAACTGGTCCGGCACCCCGAGCAGATGCGGATGCTCCGCGAGGACCCGTCGATGGCGCCGAAGGCGGTCGAGGAGATCATCCGGTATCACGGCCCCTCGAAGGTGGTCACGCGCGGCGTGGTCGAGGACTTCGAGCTCCGCGGGACCCGCATCGAGGCGGGCCAGCGAGTGCTGTTGAGCCTCGCCGCCGCCAACCGGGACCCACGGAAGTTCGACGACCCCGAGACGTTCGACATCACCCGGAGCACACCGTCACACCTCGGCTTCGGCCACGGCATCCACAGCTGTATCGGGGCGCCGCTGGCACGGCTGGAGACCCGCGTCGCGTTCCCGGCGCTGGTCCAGGCGTTCCCCGAGATGGAGCTGGCGACCGACGAGATCGAGTGGACCCACTCGCCGCTCGTCCGCGGTCCCGAGGAACTGCGCCTGACACTCTGA
- the ribB gene encoding 3,4-dihydroxy-2-butanone-4-phosphate synthase produces the protein MSRSEGFLDVCHEVGGAIRSFRRGEPVLIRDFDDREAETDLVYPAARVTAGDVARMRNDAGGLVCVALSDTISNAYDLPFLADAVEHPSAGTADIDYDDHSSFSLTVNHRETRTGITDLERAKTIRALATAAADTETFDFAATFRSPGHVHVLRAAPGLLASRQGHTELSLALAEAADLTPATVVCEMLDDDTGTALSRADAKQYARETGIWYVEGRDIVSLLR, from the coding sequence ATGTCTCGGAGTGAGGGCTTCCTCGACGTGTGCCACGAGGTCGGAGGGGCAATCCGCTCGTTCCGTCGCGGTGAGCCGGTGCTGATCCGCGATTTCGACGACCGGGAGGCCGAGACCGACCTCGTCTACCCCGCAGCCAGGGTGACCGCCGGCGACGTGGCCCGTATGAGAAACGACGCGGGGGGACTCGTCTGCGTGGCGCTCTCCGATACGATATCGAACGCGTACGACCTCCCGTTCCTCGCCGACGCGGTCGAACACCCGAGCGCTGGGACGGCGGATATCGACTACGACGACCACTCCTCGTTTTCACTGACCGTGAACCATCGGGAAACCCGTACCGGGATCACGGACCTGGAGCGAGCCAAGACGATCCGGGCGCTCGCCACCGCGGCAGCAGACACCGAGACGTTCGATTTCGCTGCCACGTTCCGTTCCCCCGGACACGTTCACGTCCTCCGGGCAGCTCCCGGATTGCTCGCTAGCCGCCAGGGACACACCGAACTCAGCCTGGCGCTCGCCGAGGCGGCAGACCTCACCCCTGCGACGGTCGTCTGTGAGATGCTAGACGACGATACGGGGACGGCCCTCTCCAGAGCGGACGCGAAGCAGTACGCCCGGGAGACGGGAATCTGGTACGTCGAAGGCCGGGACATCGTGAGCCTCCTCCGGTGA
- a CDS encoding FAD-dependent oxidoreductase encodes MDQVAASLRSVTRAGPGGIAVEIETPGSFDASPGQFVKLTATVDGEDVSSFYTISSPRVTETFEVTVAVDPDGDLSPWLAEATPGVSLEMTGPFGSAHYEGEPRVVIVCGGPGIGPAVAIAERAVADGGAAAVVYRDDDPLHLDRLDALAADGASVHVLGTGDPLAPLLTEAVTGDADEQVFVYGFSDFVDEAEATLDGVGIGREPKVENFG; translated from the coding sequence ATGGACCAGGTAGCCGCTAGCCTCAGATCCGTCACCCGAGCGGGTCCCGGTGGAATCGCGGTCGAGATCGAGACGCCCGGCTCGTTCGACGCCAGCCCCGGACAGTTCGTGAAACTGACCGCGACCGTCGACGGGGAGGACGTATCCAGTTTCTACACGATCTCCTCACCAAGGGTGACCGAGACGTTCGAGGTCACGGTCGCCGTCGACCCGGACGGGGACCTCAGCCCCTGGCTCGCCGAGGCTACCCCCGGGGTGTCACTCGAGATGACCGGACCGTTCGGATCGGCACACTACGAGGGCGAACCGCGGGTCGTCATCGTCTGTGGTGGCCCCGGCATCGGGCCTGCGGTTGCCATCGCCGAGCGTGCGGTCGCGGACGGCGGGGCGGCCGCAGTCGTCTATCGGGACGACGACCCGCTGCATCTCGACCGGCTCGACGCCCTGGCGGCCGACGGTGCGTCGGTCCACGTCCTCGGAACCGGCGACCCCCTGGCACCGCTGCTGACCGAGGCAGTCACCGGAGACGCGGACGAGCAGGTCTTCGTCTACGGCTTCAGCGACTTCGTCGACGAGGCCGAGGCGACGCTCGACGGTGTCGGTATCGGGCGCGAACCGAAGGTCGAGAACTTCGGGTAG